CAGATCGTGCAGTCCATCGAACGAGAGGAATCGAACGATGGCACGCACGAGAAAATGCCGCCGGAGCTACGGCGCCGGCGAGTGGGGCCGGAACAGGGTCCGGATCTTCCCGGACCCGAAGACCGGCAACTTCCAGATTGAGTGGCGCGAGAACGGGCGAAGGCTCACCCGGTCGCTCGGACACCGCGACTGGGCGAGGGCGAAACGGCAGGCGGACGAATTCGCCGCCGGGTTCGCCGGACCCGAGATCGGGGGCAAGGCGGAAGCCGAGCCCGAGCCGCTCACGCTGGAGAAGCTCTTTGACATCTACGGTGAGGAGGTCACGCCCACCAAGGGCGAGTGCTCCCGGCAATACGACCGGGGTGCATTGGCGATGTTCCTCCGGTTCTTCGGGAAGGACCGGAAGCCCGCAACGCTTTCCCAGCGCGACTGGGACCGGTTCATCCGGGCGAGGCGGGCGGGCAGGGTCGGACCGAGCGGGAGACCCGTTTCCAACAGGACGGTCGAACGAGACCTGCGGTTCCTGCTCGCGGTCCTCAACTGGGCCGCACGGTCGCGGAACGAGGCGGGAAGGCTTCTCCTCGACTCCAACCCTCTGAAGGGCTTGAGGGTGCCCAGGGAGAAGAACCCAACCCGGGTGATTCTCTCTCAAGCGGAGTACGAGGCGCTGCTCCGGGTGTCCGCCCAGATCGATTGGCGCTTTCGCGTGGCGCTCGTGCTCGCGCACGAAACGGGCCACCGAATCGGCGCAATCCGCCACCTGAGGTGGTGCGACATCGACACGGGAGCCGGGGTGATTTGGTGGCGTGCGGAGCACGATAAGACAGGGTTCGAGCATCGGACACCCGTGACCGACGAGGCGCTAAGAGTGCTGGAAGAGGCGCGGAAGGCGAACCCCGGGAACGGCGACGCTCCCGTGCTGCCCGCGCGCAGGGACTCCGCGGGGAGCGTGAGCCACGCGGCGGCGCGCGACTGGTGGAAAAAGGCCGAAGCGCTCGCCGGGCTGGAGCGCATGCGCGGCAGGGGCTGGCATTCGCTGAGGCGCAAGTTCGCCTCGGACCTGATGGACCAGCCGCTGAAGGTGCTCTGCGAACTGGGAGGCTGGAGGACGGCACAGACGGTGCTCCAGTGTTACCAGAGACCCGACGAGGACCGGCTCAAGAAGGCGCTCGCGGCGCGGCGGATCCACCCTTCCGCCAGTTAGCGGGAGTCAATCGGCGGGACCCGGGCCGCCAAATCGTGTAACTTCAACCGGGGCAAGCGGAATCAATTCCGAAACGTTCTGCCAAAATGGCAGACGGGAGGATGATCTGAACAGGGAGCCCGGCGGGCCCGACCTGCTGATCCGCAACGTTCACGTCGCCACCATGGCGGACACGGGCGAGGCGTACGGCGTGGTGCGCGATGGCCTGGTGGCGGTCGCCGGTGGGCGGATCACCTGGGTCGGGGCCGCGCGCGGGGCCCCCCGCGAGTTGGCTGCGGACACCTCCCGCACCCTGGATGGACGAGGTGGCTGGCTCACCCCCGGGCTCATCGACTGCCATACCCACCTCGTCTTCGCGGGAACGCGCGCGGACGAGTTCGAGATGCGCCTGCGGGGCATGAGCTACAAGGAGATCGCGCTGGCCGGCGGCGGCATCCGCTCCACCGTGGCGGCGACCCGCGCAGCTACGGAAGAGCAGCTATGCGATGCATCCTCCTGGAGACTTGAAACTCTTGCAGCGCATGGTGTTACCACGGTTGAGATAAAGTCCGGTTACGGGCTGGATGTCGACACCGAACTGAGGATGCTGCGGGCCGCCCGCACCCTGGGTGAACGCCTCGATGTACGCGTGTCCCGCACCCTCCTCGCCGCGCACGCGCTCCCGTCCGAATACCAGGATCGCCGCGACGCCTACCTCGACCTGGTGTGCGGGACGATGATTCCCCGCGCGGCCGCCGATCGGCTCGCCCACGCCGTGGACGCGTTCTGCGAGGGCATCGGGTTCACCGTGGCGGAGTGCGCGCGCGTCTTCGATGCGGCGGCGGCCCACGGGCTCCCGGTGCGTCTGCACGCCGACCAGCTCTCGCCGTTCGGGGGGGCCGAACTCGCCGCCCGCTACCGCGCCCGCTCGGCCGACCACCTGGAGTACGCGACGGAGGCGGGGTGCCGCGCAATGGCTGCCGCCGGGACCACCGCGGTCCTCCTCCCGGGGGCGTATTACACTCTGGGCGAGTCCCGCCGGCCGCCCGTGGATGCAATGCGGCGTCACAGCGTGCCGATCGCGGTCGCGACCGACCTCAACCCCGGTTCGTCCCCCGTCACATCGCCTTTGCTCGCGATGAACATGGCCTGCGTCCTCTTCGGCCTGACGCCCGAGGAAGCGCTCGCCGGGATGACGCGCCAGGCCGCGCCGGTGCTGGGCCTGCAGGGGGAGGTGGGCGTAGTATCGCCGGGCGCGTGCGCGGATCTGGCGCTCTGGGACGTGGACCATCCCTCGGAGCTGAGCTACTGGATCGGCGCCAACCCCTGCCGGGCCGTGGTCCGGGGCGGCGAGGTGTTCCACGGCGACTTGCTCCACGGTACCCGATGAATCCGACGCTCTCGAACGAGGAACGCGCGGTCCTGGACGGCGAGCGCGGCCCCGCTCCGAAGTTGGCGATGCGCATCGTGGTGCGAATGGCGCGCATCCTCGGGGCGCGTGAGCTGGTGCCCGTGGCCTCCGCCCACATCGACGGCTGCCTCTACCACGGCGACGGGGGCGTCGAATTCGCCGAGCAGCTCGTTGCCCTGGGCGGGAAGGTGGCCGTGCCCACCACGCTGAACGTCGGTGCCCTCGACCTGCTCAACCCGCGCCGGGTGCGCTCCGCCGGCCATCGCCGGGAGATGGCGCTCCGGCAGATGCGGGCCTACGAGGCCCTGGGCTGCCGCCCCACCTGGACCTGCGCGCCCTACCAGGCGGGACATCGACCCGAGGGCGGACAGGACGTCGCCTGGGGCGAGAGCAACGCCGTGGTCTTCGCCAACTCGGTGCTCGGCGCGCGCACCAACCGCTATGGCGACTTCATGGACATCTGCTGCGCGCTGGCGGGCCGCGCGCCCCGCACCGGCCTGCACCTGGAGGAGAACCGGCGGGCCACCGTCGTGGTGGACACCGGCGCGATCAACCCGGCGCTCAAGGAGCGCGACGTGTTCTACCCGGTGCTGGGCACCTGGCTCGGCGCCACCGTCGACGAACGGGTCGCGGTCGTGACCGGACTGCCCGAGACGGCGACCGAGGACCAGCTGAAAGCCATGGGGGCGGCTTCCGCGTCATCCGGCGCGGTCGGGCTCTTCCACGTGGAGGGCGTCACCCCGGAGGCCCCGAACCTCGCAGCGGCGCTCGGTGGCCGGGCGCCCGAGGCCGTCCTCACGCCCGACGCGCGCGAACTGCGGCGGGTGCGGGACGCGCTCAGCACCACCGGCACGGCGCAACTCGACGCCGTCGCGCTCGGCAGCCCGCACTTCTCCCGCGACGAGTTCTCGCTTCTCGAGGCGCTGCTTCCCCGCGAGCCCTTCAGGATTCCCTTCTACGTCTGCACGGGAAGGGCGGAGTACGAGCGGCTGGAAACCAGCGGACGCCTGCGTCGATTCGAGGAGGCCGGGGTCGAGATCGTGGCCGACACCTGCGTCGTGGTCGCGCCCATCCTGCCCGCCCGTGGCAGCGTGCTGATGACGAACTCCGGCAAGTTCGCGCACTACACCCCCGCCACCACTGGCTACGATGTGGTCTACGGGAGCCTGGAAGACTGCGTGCGCTCCGCCGCAACCGGGCGCGTCACCCGCGACGAGGGCCTGTGGAGCTGAGCGGCGCGCCCGTGCACGCGGGCGAGGGCAGGGGCCCGCTGCTTGTGCTCCGGCGTCCCCTCAGCTTCTGGGGAGGCGTGGATCCCGAGACGGGGCGCGTGTCCGACCCCCGGCATCCGCAATACGGCGAACCGTTGGGTGGCCGCATCCTGGTCATGGAGCGCGCGATCGGCTCCAGCTCCTCCAGCGCCATCATGCTTGAGCTGCTGCGCAACGATGTCGCCCCGGCCGCCATCGTCCTCGGCTCCACCGACGCGATCCTGGTGCTGGGGGTCCTGGTCGCCGAGGAACTCGGCTACCCGAGCATCCCGCTCGTTGATGTGGGCAGGGATGGCTTCAAGCGGATCCGGGACGGCAAGGGAGGACATGGGCAGGTGCGAGCGCTAGCGCGGACGGCCATCCTGAGGGTGGCCTAGTCTTAGCCAAGCTAGACTAGACTAATCAAGGGCGGGACCGGTGGGGCTCCCGGTGCTACGGCAGCCCGTACCTCTCCAGGTATTGCAGGTCGAACTCGTCCATGCGCACCACGTAGACCACGCCTTCGCCGAACGCCACCACGCGGCGCTCCATCGGCAGTTCAATGGTCGCCGTGCGCGTCCCGGAGCCGTCGAAGAGATCGTATGCGGGGGCATTGCCCGCCGCGGTATGGCGGCGCACCCAGGCGCGGCCCGCCGGGTCGACGGGGATGCGCTGGAAGAACGCCGGCTTGCTGTCGGGCCACTGGTAGCTGTCCAGGTCGTCGTTGCCCGGGGCCCCGCCGCGGCCCGCGCGTATGTTCATCACGCCGTTGACCCCGGTGGCCTGGATGGTCATGCCGCCGCCCGTCTCGGCCTGGGCGTCGCGCCACTCCTCCATCTCGGCCCTTCCGATGCCCACCGGCGAATACGCGTACGCCGGCCCGCGCGTGACCTCGCCGTCAGGCGCGAACCACTCCACCCAGAACTCCCCGGATCCGGGGACCGAGCGGGCGGTCACCACCCGGCCATCCGCCGCCACGCCCCACGCGTCGGCGGGCGACAGCGGAATCGGCGAGATCGACACGTTCTGGTTGCCCGCTCCGCCCGAGGTGCGGCGGGTGCGGTCGGTCAGCTTGACGCTCGCCAGCGTGTCAACCGCCTCCGTCTCCAGGTCGTAGCGGAGAACCTGCGAGGAGTCGGCCACCTCTCCCCCCGCGCTCATCCCGAAGCCCTGGAAGTAGATGCCTCCGCTCGCGTCCACGCCCTGCGGAATCGCGAGCATGATCGGCGCCCCCATCCGGAACGCACCCAGCATGTAGGGCCGCGTGTCGCCGAAGCTCAGGTCCGCGCCCATCTCGGTCAGGCGCCCGTTGCCGAGGTCCACCAGGAGGGACCTGTCGCCCGGCAGCGGCCAAACCGCGTCCGGCTGGCGGTATTCCGCGGGTCCCTCGCCCACTTGGCCGACGGTGACGGTGGTCCCGGCCTCCATATCGACCATCAGCAGCGTCTGCCCCAGCGGATCCGCCACCAGCACCCGACCGTCCGGCAGCTCGCGCACGGTCTGGATCACGGCGAACTCGTGTTCGAGCGCCGCCTGTGCCGGACCGAGGCCGGTGCGATCTTCTTCGGTGCCCGCGCTGCCACAGGCCGCGGCGGCGATCAGCGCAAGGGCTGCGCCGACTCCCCGCAGCGCGAGCCGGGTCGGATATCGGAAACGGATGCGTTCGGCCTTGTCGTTCATGGTCTCGAAGTACCTCCGTGAGCAGGTCGGGAGAACGCGGTCGGGCTCGCCCGCAACAGGGTGCCACGAGTCGGTGCCGGCGTCTGGAAGCCGACGCAGCCCGCAGTCGGCTCGTCCATGGGACTCGAACCGTGTCCGCGTGGTTGCACGGGCCGGGACCAAGATGAGCAGTGGCCGTGGACTCGTCCACCCGAGGCGAGGCGCGTGATCCATCGGATGCCATGTGCCTTACATCCGGGGACCCGATGACTTCGCGGAAATGCGCTGCCTGATCCCCGCGCGCGCTCAGGGGTAGACGAAGCCGGCAGGTTGCGGCCAGCTTTGCGGCACCGGGTGTCTCCATGTTCGGGGATTCCGCCCGGGGCCGGTCCCCTCGTCGCGGTGGCGGGGGAGCGCGACCCCAACGGCATCCCGTCCCTTTCACGCCGCGACGAAGAGGCTACGACTCACCCATGAGGCGCATCGCACGGTTTGCGTGGGTCCTGCTTCGTCTGCTGCCGTTCCTGATCGCGTTCCTGCGCGACCGCCGGCGCTGGATCGTGGTCGGGCGCCCCGCGCGCCGAGGGCCGGGACACCACGAGCGCCGCGCCGCCCGCCTGGTCGGGACCATCGCTGCCCTCGGACCCGCCTTCATCAAGCTGGGGCAGATGTTCGCCTCGCGCGCCGACATCCTTCCCGAGCCCTATCTCACCGCCGTGGGCACGCTCCGCGACCAGGTGCCGCCCGCTTCCCCGGACGCGATCGTGGGCGTGATCGAGAAAGAGCTCGGCGCGAGGCTCCCGGACCTCTTCGAGAGCTTCGACCGCGAACCCATCGCCGCGGCCAGCCTAGGACAGGTGCACCGGGCCCGGCTCGACGGACGCGACGTGGCGGTAAAGGTCCTCCGTCCGCGCGTGGAGCAGCGGGTCGCGCTGGACGTGGATACCGCGTTCCGGATCGTCTTCTGGCTGAACGTCCTGTTTCCCAACCATCACATGCGGGCGCTGGCCAACGTGATCCGCGAATTCTCGGTGAAGGTGCGGGAGGAGATGGATCTGCGGGTGGAAGCCGAGAACACCCGGCGCTTCCGGCGCGCCTTCGCCCGGGACCGCGCCGTCAGGGCGCCGCGCGTCTTCGACGACATGACCACCCGGCACGTGATGGTGATGCAGTACATGGAGGGCATCCGCATCGATCGCCTGGGAGACCGCGTGCGCCGGGGACGCCCTTCGGCGAGCCTGCTCATGGAAAGGCTGTCCTCCGTATACCTGCGCATGATGATGATGGACGGCTTCCTGCACGCCGATCCTCATCCGGGGAACCTGCTGGTGGCGGAGGACGGATCGCTCGTGGTGCTCGACTGGGGCGCCGTCATCGAGGTGCCGCGCTGGACCCGCCAGAGCCTGCTCGGCCTTTCGATGGCCGTGGTGCGGGAGGACATCGACGGCGCCATCGGCGCCATGTACCGGCTGGGGATGATCGGCCCGGAGGTGTCGCGCGGGGAGATCCGCGAGGCGGCGGCGGAGATCGTGCGGGTGGTGGAGGGAGCGCGCAAGGACGGACAGGCCGGCCGACGGCGCGTTCAGGAGAGCGTGCGCGAGGTGCTGGACACCTTCTACACCTGGCCCCTCATGCTCCCGCGCGAGCTCGTCTACCTGTTCCGCACGCTGGTGCTGCTCGAGGGCATCGGAGCCGCCTACGACGCGCGCTTCGACTCCTTCGCCGTCTTCCGCAGGGTGGTGGGCGCGCACCGGGGCGAGATCCTGCGCACCGCGGGCCGGGAACCGGTCGCCATCGCGAAGGACGTGTGGTCCGAGACCAGCGGGCTGGTGCGTTCCGCGCGCGCGCTGCTGGTGCGGGCCGAGCGCGAGAACCTGCGGGTGCGGGTACATCCGCGCGACATCCAGGGCATCGAACGCTCCCTCACGCTGCTGGGCCGACGGCTGCTGCTGTCGATCTTCGCCGCCTCCACCGCCATCATCTCCGCCATCATCTACATCTCGCTCGACAACGTCTGGGTGCTGGCCGCCGGGCTGCTTGCCGCGCTGGTGCTGTTCCTGGTCGTGCTGGTGGTCCCCGCGCACCTGCTTGACAACCCGTTGCGCCACGCGCGCGGGCTGGGGTCGCGTCGATGGCAGCCGTAGCGGGCCGGGCGCAAGCCCCGGAGCGCGAGATGGCGCGCTCGCTCGCTGAGGGGTGCGGCGCGGGTGAGCGGGCGGCGCTGGCGCGGGCCATTTCGGTGGTGGAGGACCGCCGCCCGGGCTTCCGCGAACTGCTGGCACAGGTGACCGGGCACGGCCGCCGGGCCCACCGGACGGGGATCACCGGGCCGCCCGGGGCGGGGAAGTCGACCCTGGCGGCGGCGCTCGCCCGGGTTTGGCGCGACGCGCGCGAGGAGGTGGCGATCGTGGCGGTGGATCCCACTTCGCCCTACTCAGGGGGCGCGCTGCTGGGAGACCGCGTGCGCATGGCGCCGCTCCGGCTCGACCGGGGCGTCTTCATCCGCTCGATGGCGACGCGCGGGGCGGGCGGCGGCCTGGCCGAGGCGGTGCACGACGTGATCGACCTCATGGAGGGGAGCGGATTCGGCCGCATCCTTCTGGAAACGGTGGGGGTCGGCCAGACCGAGCTGGGGGTGGCGGAAGCGGCCGACACCGTGGTGGTGGTGCTCACGCCCGAATCGGGCGACGAAGTGCAGGCCATGAAGGCCGGGCTTGCCGAGGTGGCCGACATCTTCGTGGTGAACAAGGCCGACCGCCCGGAGGCTCGCGCGCTCGTGGGGCGGCTGCGCGATGCGGTCGGGCTGGGTCGCGGCCGGGGTGGCGGGGCCCGCGGCGCCGACGTGCTCGCGGAGGAGGCCAACGCGCGTGGATGGAACGCCCCCGTGCTCACTGCGGTCGCCACCGCGGGCGAAGGGATCATCGCGTTGGCGGACGCCATAGAGGACCACCGCCGCAGCCTCGCGGAATCGGGGGCGCTGGAGGCGCGCCGCATCGCCCGCGCGGAGGCGCGCATCCGGGCGGAAGTGCGCGCCGCTCTGGAGGCACACCTGGGCCGGGTTGCGGGGGGCGGCGGCTTCGCGGACGCGGCGCGGATGGTGGCCGGCGGGCGGGAGACGGTGTACGAAGCGGCTCAACGCCTGCTCGGCGGAGGAGGTATCCTGTCCCAGGACCTGGAGTCATGATCACGACACACCGCAGGATTCGCGTCCTGGTGGCGAAACCGGGACTGGACGGCCACGACCGTGGGGCGCGCGTCATCGTGAGCGCCTTCCGCGACGCGGGCTTCGAGGTGGTCTACACCGGTCTTCATCAGACGCCGGAGGCCATCGTCGAGGCCGCCCTGCAGGAGGACGCGGACGTGGTGGCGCTGTCGATTCTCTCGGGCGCCCACATGACCCTCCTGCCCCGGGTGAAGGCACTCCTCGACGAGGCGGGGCTGGGCGACGTTCTGGTGACCGGAGGCGGCATCATCCCGGACGAGGATGCGGAGGCGCTCCACTCCGCGGGCATCGGCCGGCTCTTCGGGCCGGGCACGCGCACCGGGGACGCGGTCGCCTACATCCGCACCTGGTTCGCTTCGTCGGGGCGGGCAGCCACGTGAGCCCGCGCAGCGCGGGATCGACTCGTACCGCGAAGGCCGGGCGCCCGTCCGCGGGGGACCCCGCCGTCCCCCGGGTGCGCCGGCTCGCCGAGGAGCTCGAGGAGCTGCGGGCGCGCCTGCGGCTGGGAGGCGGGACGAAGCGGATCGAGCGCGAGCACGCCCGGGGCAAGTGGACGGCCCGCGAACGGGTCGCCGCGCTGCTCGACCCCGGCGAGACCTTCGTCGAGATCGGCCTGCTGGTGGCGCACGACCTCTACGACGGGCGGGCGCCCGCCGCCGGGGTGGTCACCGGCGTGGGCCGGATCCATGGGCGCGAGGTGGTCGTGGTCGCCAACGACGCGACCGTCAAGGCGGGGGCCTGGTGGCCCGAGACCATCGCCAAGATCCTGCGCGCGCAGGAGATCGCCATGCGCTGCCGCATCCCCATCGTCTATCTCGTGGACTCGGCGGGGGTCAACCTGCCGTACCAGGGAGGCGTCTTCCCCGGGAAGTACGGGGCGGCGCGCATCTTCTACTACAACTCGCTCATGCGCCGCTACCTGGGCATCCCCCAGATCGCCGCGGTCATGGGCCCCTGCATTGCGGGCGGCGCCTACCTGCCCGCGCTCTCGGACGTGATCGTCATGGTCGAGGGCACCAGCTTCATGGGGCTCGGGGGTCCCAACCTCGTCAAGGGCGCCATCGGGCAGACGGTCGAGGCGGAGGAACTGGGGGGCGCGCGCATGCATACGTCGGTCAGCGGGGTCGCCCATTACCTCGCGAAGGACGATCCGGCCTGCATCGAGAAGATCCGCGTGCTGATCGAAGCCCTGCCGCGCGGCGACGGCTCCGGGGCCGTGTCCGGACAGGCGTTGCGCCCGGACGCCACCGGCTCCGCCGGATCGCGGCACGGGCGCGCGTCTGCCCGCATCGGCCCGGCCCGCCCCGCGGAGGACCTCTACGAGCTCCTCCCCGACGATCACCGGCATCCCTACGACATGCCGGGGGTGCTGCGCTGCATCCTGGACGAGCCGGGGCTGGTGGAGTATCAGCCTGAATACGCCCCGGAGATGATGTGCGGAACCGGCGCCATCGACGGGATGCAGATCGCGGTCATCGCCAACGCGCGCGGAATGGTGCGCGATGCGGAGGGTGGGCCGCCCCGGTTCGGAGGCATCGTCTATACGAAAAGCGCGGAAAAGGTCGCCGGCTTCATCGAGACCATGAATCGCCGCCGCAGGCCGCTGCTCTTCGTGCAGGACGTGTCGGGCTTCATGGTGGGGCCGAAGGCGGAGCGCTCGGGCATCATCCGCGCGGGCGCGCACTTCGTGGAGGCGATGGCGAGCGCGACGGTGCCCAAGCTGGTGCTGACCCTCAACCACGCCTCCGGGGCGGGCTACTACGCGATGGCGGGCCAGGGCTTCGATCCGGACTTCATCCTTTCCCTTCCGACGGGGAGGATGGGGGTGATGGAGGGCGAGAGCGCGGTCATGGCGCTCTTCAGCCGGCAGCTCGAGGAGCTGCGCGAGCGCGGCGAAGTGCCGGACGAGGACTTGCGCACGCGCATGGACGAGGTGCGGGAGGACTACGACCGTCAGCTGGATGCCCGCTTCGCCGGCGCCCGCGGCTTCGTCGACGAAGTCGTGCTGCCCGAGGAACTGCGCGGAGCACTGGCGCTGCTGCTGCGGGCGGCGCTCAACAACCCGGGGCCGCACCTGGGAGCGTTCCACCTGCCGCCGGGCGTGTCGTGAGGGAGAGAGGTGGCGGCGCGCGCACGGTGCGCGTCGCGGGCGCCGGCGGATTCTGGGGCGACGACCTCGATGCGCCGGTACGGCAGGTTGAAGAGGGACCGATCGACTACCTGGTCATGGACTACCTGGCCGAGGTGACCATGTCGATTCTGCACAAGCAGCGCGCCCGCGACCCGGAGGCGGGATACGCGCGCGACTTCGTCTCGCTGATGGAGCGCATCCTGCCGGCGTGCCTGGAGCGCGGCATCCGGGTGGTCGCCAACGCCGGCGGGGTCAATCCCGGAGGATGCGCCGGCGAGGTGGCGCGGGCGGCCCGGCGCGCGCGGGTGGGCGGCCGCCTGCGGCTGGGGATCGTGACCGGCGACGACCTCATGCCCCGGCTGGACCAGCTGCTCGCCGCCGGCCACGAGTTGCGCAACATTGAGACCGGCGAGCCGCTGGCGGGCATCCGCGAGCGGGTGACGGGGGCGAACGTCTACCTGGGCGCCTTCCCGATCGCTCAGGCGCTGGGGCGGGGCGCCCACGTGGTGGTTACGGGTCGCTGCGTGGACGCGGCGCTCACGCTGGCGCCCCTGCTGCACGAGTTCGGCTGGGCGGCGGACGACCACGACCGTCTGGCCGCCGGGGTGGTGGCGGGGCACGTCAACGAATGCGGCGCCCAGTGCACCGGCGGGAACGCCATGCCGGAGTGGTGGAGCATCCCCGACCTCGACCGGGTCGGCTTCCCCATCATCGAGGCCGAGCCCTCCGGCGACTTCGTGGTCACCAAGCACGACGGGTCCGGGGGGCGCGTGAGCCCCGCCACCGTCACCGAGCAGATCGTGTACGAGATCGGCGACCCGGCCGCCTATCCCACCCCGGACGTGGTCGCGGACTTCACCACCGTCCACCTGAGCGGGGCGGGGAAGGACCGAGTGCGGGTGACGGGTGCGCGTGGGCGCCCGCCCACCGGCTGGCTCAAGGCTTCCATCGTGTACGCGGGCGGGTGGCGGGCGGTCGGCACGCTCGTGTACGCCTGGCCGGATGCGGCCGCCAAGGCGCGCGCGGCCGCCCGCGTCCTGCGGGCCCGCCTGGACCGGCTGGGGCTCCGCTTCGACGAGGTGCGCACCGACCTCGTGGGTTGGGATTCGACGCACGGGCCGCTGGCGGGCCCGCCGCCGCCGGATCTGCCCGAAGTGCAGTTGCGGGTCGCCGTGCGCGGCAGCGAGCGCGCCCCGGTGGAGCGCTTCACCCGCGAGGTCGCCCCGCTGGTGCTGACCGGCCCGCCCTCCGTCACCGGCTTCGGGGAGGGGCGCCCGCGCGTGCGCGAGGTCGCCGCCTTCTGGCCCGCGTTGGTGCCGCGCGACGCGGTGGAGCCCTTCGTACGCGTGGAGACGCGCGAGGCATGATCGTCGCTCGCCGGGCATGCAACGGGGGATTCGTCCCACGGCGATGGCGGCCCGGACTCCAGAGGACCGCTGACCGTTTCCCTTCCGCGTCCGGGGCTGCAATCTTGTCTGGGGCGCTCGCATGCCGGACCGGAGCAAGCGGGCGCGAAGCCCCCGGGAGGCCCTGACCATGGCGGCCGTCAAACTGGTCGAACTCGCGCACGCGCGCTCGGGCGACAAGGGCGATGTGGTCAACATCGGTGTGGTCGCCTATGATCCCGAACACTATCCGCTGCTCGTCCAGGCGCTGACCGCCGGACGGGTACAGGAGCACTTCGGCGACATGGTCAAAGGGAAGGTGGTGCGCTACGAGCTTCCCAACCTGCACGCCCTCAACTTCGTGCTGCCCGGGGCGCTCGGCGGCGGGGGAACCGTGTCGCTGATGATGGACGCGCAGGGCAAGGTGTTTTCGACTGCGCTGCTGCGCATGGATGTGGAAGTGCCGGACGAGGTCGCGGGACGCGTGCGGGGGCGGGGCAGGATCCCGCAGTCGCC
The Gammaproteobacteria bacterium genome window above contains:
- a CDS encoding acyl-CoA carboxylase subunit beta; this encodes MSPRSAGSTRTAKAGRPSAGDPAVPRVRRLAEELEELRARLRLGGGTKRIEREHARGKWTARERVAALLDPGETFVEIGLLVAHDLYDGRAPAAGVVTGVGRIHGREVVVVANDATVKAGAWWPETIAKILRAQEIAMRCRIPIVYLVDSAGVNLPYQGGVFPGKYGAARIFYYNSLMRRYLGIPQIAAVMGPCIAGGAYLPALSDVIVMVEGTSFMGLGGPNLVKGAIGQTVEAEELGGARMHTSVSGVAHYLAKDDPACIEKIRVLIEALPRGDGSGAVSGQALRPDATGSAGSRHGRASARIGPARPAEDLYELLPDDHRHPYDMPGVLRCILDEPGLVEYQPEYAPEMMCGTGAIDGMQIAVIANARGMVRDAEGGPPRFGGIVYTKSAEKVAGFIETMNRRRRPLLFVQDVSGFMVGPKAERSGIIRAGAHFVEAMASATVPKLVLTLNHASGAGYYAMAGQGFDPDFILSLPTGRMGVMEGESAVMALFSRQLEELRERGEVPDEDLRTRMDEVREDYDRQLDARFAGARGFVDEVVLPEELRGALALLLRAALNNPGPHLGAFHLPPGVS
- a CDS encoding DUF1446 domain-containing protein is translated as MRERGGGARTVRVAGAGGFWGDDLDAPVRQVEEGPIDYLVMDYLAEVTMSILHKQRARDPEAGYARDFVSLMERILPACLERGIRVVANAGGVNPGGCAGEVARAARRARVGGRLRLGIVTGDDLMPRLDQLLAAGHELRNIETGEPLAGIRERVTGANVYLGAFPIAQALGRGAHVVVTGRCVDAALTLAPLLHEFGWAADDHDRLAAGVVAGHVNECGAQCTGGNAMPEWWSIPDLDRVGFPIIEAEPSGDFVVTKHDGSGGRVSPATVTEQIVYEIGDPAAYPTPDVVADFTTVHLSGAGKDRVRVTGARGRPPTGWLKASIVYAGGWRAVGTLVYAWPDAAAKARAAARVLRARLDRLGLRFDEVRTDLVGWDSTHGPLAGPPPPDLPEVQLRVAVRGSERAPVERFTREVAPLVLTGPPSVTGFGEGRPRVREVAAFWPALVPRDAVEPFVRVETREA